CAATCTGCAGCTCGACCTGCCTGACTGTCACCGCAGGCATGTTGATGGAAAGGGTGCAGGCGGCCTCGCAGGGAGCGGGACACACCCGGCCGGTGATTTCGGGGAAATTGTTGCAGGCGTGGAGAATCTCGTTCGCCTGCCTCCAGGAGCTGCGGGTCACCAACAGATTCCAGTCGGGGATACGGTTCTCAACCGGGCAGCCGAAGCTGTGGCAGTAGGGTATTCCGCAGTCACGGCAGCGGGAGGCCTGGATTTCCGCTTTCTCCGGGGGAAGAAGCGTTTCTATCTCACGGTAATCCTGAATCCGTTCCTCCACCGGCCGTTTCGGGGGATTTTCCCGACGGTGCTCCAAGTAGCTCGGCAGGAAGACCTCCTCTGTGGCAGGCATCGATTCATTTTCCTGGTTCTCCTCGAACCGTATGCGGCGCAGCGATTCACGGTAATCCACCGGCATGACCTTGGCGAAGAGGGGAAGCGAGGAATCCCAGCTCTCCAGAATCTTCCCGGCGCGGGCGCTTCCTGTGTGACGGTGATGGTTCTCGATGAGGTTACGGAGGAGAAGCTCGTCTTCCGGTGAAAGGACGCTTTCGATGTCCACCATGTCCAGGTTGCAGCGGGTATCGAACGTTTCCGATTCATTGTATACGAACGCGATGCCGCCGCTCATTCCTGCGGCGAAATTATTCCCGGTCTCGCCGAGCACTACCACTACTCCTCCGGTCATATACTCGCAGCCATGGTCGCCCACACTCTCCACCACCGCTACAGCCCCGCTGTTACGCACTGCAAAACGCTCACCCGCTGTGCCGTAGAGGTAGACCTCACCTCCTGTCGCGCCGTAGAGGACGACGTTCCCGGCAATGACATTTTCCCAAGGCTGGAAAAGGGCGCCTTCCGGCGGAGTGAGGATAATCCTTCCTCCGGACATTCCCTTGCCAAGGTAATCGTTGGCGATCCCCTCCAGGCGCAGGGTGACACCCGGAACAAGAAACGCCCCGAAGCTCTGCCCGGCGGTGCCCGTAAGATGGATATTCACCGTGCCGTCTGGGAGACCCTTCTCCCCGAAGCGCCGGATGATCTCCGCGGAAAGGGAGGTTCCCACCGTACGGTGGATATTACGCACTGCGGCCCGGATGGTGACAGGCTGCCCGGTTTCGAGTGCGGGGGCGGCAAGCGAAAAAATTTCCTTATCCAGCGCAGGCCGCTCTGTGTGCGCCGCCGATGAAAAACCGCATGCTGATTTGCAGCTTCCGTCTGCGGAGGGATAGAGGATCGCGGACAAATCCAGGGTTTTCGCTTTGTAATGTTGTATATCCGTCCGGGGTTCGAGCATCTCCGTATGCCCTATCATCTCCTCGGCCGTCCGGAACCCCAGCATAGCCATGTATTCACGGAGATCCTCAGCCAGAAAGCGCATCATGTTCATGACATGTTCGGGCCTTCCTGCGAAATGGGCGCGCAGATTCGGGTCCTGGGTGGCCACCCCGACAGAGCATGCGTTGAGATGACATTTCCGCAGAAGCACACACCCAAGAGATACCAGCGCCATGGTTCCGAACCCGAACTCATCGGCGCCCAGAAGCGCGGCGATGGCCAGGTCGCGGCCGGTTCTGAGCTGGCCGTCCACATGGATGCGCACCCCGGCCCGAAGATCGTTCCGGATGAGGGTCTGCTGGGTCTCCGCCAGGCCGAGCTCCCAGGGCAGCCCCACATGCTTTATGGAGGTGAGCGGGGAGGCTCCGGTGCCGCCGTCGCAGCCGGAAATCACCACAATATCCGCCTTGGCTTTTACCACTCCCGCCGCTACTGTGCCGACTCCGGCCTCGGAAACAAGCTTGACCGAGATTTTTCCCCGGGGATTCACCGCACGGAGGTCGTATATCAATTGTGCAAGGTCCTCGATCGAGTAAATATCATGGTGCGGCGGCGGCGAGATGAGAGTGACTCCGGGGGTGGAGTGACGAATCCGGGCGATTTCACGGGTCACCTTGTGACCGGGGAGCTGGCCCCCCTCGCCCGGTTTGGCGCCCTGGGCGATCTTGATCTGAAGCTCATCGGCATTGACCAGGTAATTCGTGGTGACTCCGAAGCGTCCCGAAGCCACCTGCTTTATTGCCGACCGCCGGTTGTCGCCGTTTCCGGAAGGGACATACCGCGCCGCGTCCTCGCCGCCTTCCCCGGAATTGCTCCGGGCGCCCAGACGGTTCATGGCGATGGCCAGGGTCTCGTGCGCCTCAGGGCTGAGCGAGCCCATGGACATGGCCGAGGTTGCGAACCGCTTCACAATGCTCTCGACAGGCTCAACCTCTTCGATGGGGACCGGGTTGCATTTTCTGAACTGCAGGAGGCTCCGCAGGGTTATCTGTTCATCGGACTGGTTGTCGATGATCCGTGTATACTCTTTGAATGCCCCATAGTCGTTCGACCTCACCGCATACTGAAGCCGGGATATGGCCCGTGGCGACCAGAGATGCTTTTCCCCTCCGCCTCTGACCTTGTAACCGCCGCCCGGTTCAAGACCCGCCCCGGCGGATTCCCCGGCAAAGGCATACCCATACCGTTCCAGGGTTTCACGGGCGATCTCCTCCAGGCCGATTCCCCCGATGCGTGAAACAGTCCCGGAAAAATATGTGTCTATAAGCTCACGCGAAAGACCGAGCGCCTCGAATATCTGCGCCCCGAAATAGCTGCGGATGGTGGATATGCCGATGCGGCTCATGGTTTTCATAAGCCCCTTTTTGATGGCGGTAATATAGGAGTCCACCGCCAAATCGGGCTTTGTGGGGATATCGTACAGGCCGTCCTCGCTGAGCCGCCGTATGGTGGAGAACGCCACATGGGGGCAGACTGCGCTCGCGCCGTATCCGATCAGGAGGGCAAAGTGCATGATCTCCCGCGCCTCGCCGGTTTCCACAATGAGCGACACCCGGGAGCGCTTTCCTTCCCTTACCAGGTGGTGGTGCAGTCCTGACACAGCCAGGAGTGAAGGGATTGGGGCATATTCCCTGTTCATGTTACGGTCGGTCAGGATGAGGAAGCTCACCCCGCTGTCCATCAACTTCTCCGCCCGCTCGAAACAAAAATCCAACGCCTTCCGGAGCGCTGCCCCGTCCCCATCCGACGGGAAGAGGATATCGATCTCTCCGGTGACGATATCCGGGTGGTTTGCCGAGCGCAGACGCCGCATGTCCTCCGGGGTCAGGATGGGGTGATGGAGCTTGAGCTGACGGCAGTGTTCCGGAGTTTCTGCGAGCAGGTTCCGCTCGTGGCCTGAAAACCGCATGAGCGACATAACCAGCTCTTCCCGGAGTGGGTCAATGGGCGGGTTGGTTACCTGGGCAAAAAGCTGTTTGAAGTAGGTGAACAGAAGCTGCGGGCGATGGGAGAGCACTGCAGGCGGGGTATCGTCGCCCATGGAGCCGACCGGTTCCTGGCCGTGCGCGCCCATGGGAGCCAGGATCATTTTCAGCTCCTCCTCGGTGTAGCCGAACGCCTGCTGTTTTCGAAGGAGGAGCGCCGGGGCCTCCGGCGGAATCTCTGTCGGAGCGAGCAGCCCCCGAAGCTCGATCTTGTTGTTTCTGACCCAGTGACGGTAGGGGCGCTGGCGGCATATTTTGGCCTTGATGACGTTGTCGGGTATGATACGGTTCTGCTCCAGGTCCAGAAGAAACATTTTCCCGGGCTGCAGACGGCCATGGGAGCGGATCCGGTCATCGGGGATATCGAGCACACCCGCCTCCGAGGCCAGCACCACAAGGCCGTCCCTGGTCACCGTATAGCGGGCGGGACGGAGACCGTTGCGGTCCAGGGTGGCGCCAACATAACGACCGTCGGTGAAAACCATCGCCGCAGGACCGTCCCAGGGCTCCATGAATGATGCATGGTACTCGTAAAAGGCGCGTTTGTCCTCGCTCATCACAAACTTTGAACCCCAGGCCTCGGGAATCATCATCATCATGGCGTGGGGCAGGGAGCGTCCGGCCATAATCAAAAGCTCCAGCGCATTGTCGAAAGAGGAGGAATCGCTCCCCCCGGGGGTGATGACCGGCTTGATTTTTTCAATATCGGAACCGAAGAGCGGTGAAGAGAATCCGGCTTCACGGGATAGCAGGTGGTTCTTGTTCCCTGAGAGTGTATTGATCTCCCCGTTATGCGCCATAAAGCGGAATGGATGGGCAAGATGCCAGGACGGAAAAGTATTGGTGCTGTATCGCTGGTGGATGAGAGCGAACGCGCTCCGGAAATCGGCATCCTGCAAGTCCGGGTAAAACAGGGGAAGGTCTTTCCCGTTCATGAAGCCCTTGTAGTTCAATGTGCGGGAGGACATGCTCGCCACATAAAAAGGATGGAATTCCGGGGCGTCAAGCGAGTCAATTTCTTTCTCGGCCACTCTCCTGATGACATACAGTTTCCGCTCGAAAGCCTCCGGGTCATACGATCCCCCGGCCATGAAAAGCTGGCGAACTCGCGGCTGTGTCAGGCGGGCGAGCTCTCCGAGATGGCGTGAATCCACCGGCACCTCGCGCCATCCAAGGACGGCGCACTGTTCCTCTTCGGCGATTCTTTCCAGGATGGATATGCAGCGTTCGGCGCTCTCTTTTTCCCCAGGGAGGAACATCATGGCGACACCGTAGCCGCCTTCCTCCGGGAGGTGAATGCCAAGGTTTCCGCATTCGCGCCTGAGGAACAGGTCGGGAATCCGCACCAGTATTCCGGCGCCGTCGCCGGTGGCCTGGTCGCTGTTCACCGCCCCGCGATGCTCCAGGTTCATAAGAACTTCCACCCCGTTTTCGATGATCTGATGCGAGGGGATGCCGTCGATACGGGCTACAAAACCGACCCCGCAGGTATCATGTTCAAATACAGGGTTGTATAAACCTTCCGGCTGCATTTTAGGTTCCATTATATTAATGTATTACCCCGCAGGAAGCTGTGAAATATAAGTCGAATACATATTCCACCGATTCCCCGGGGAGGTCAAGATAACGGGCTTTGGGATAAAACGAATAGAGAGATGGGAAGTTTCAGAGAAAACATGCAGAGTACGGAAACCAATGCAGTCAGGTATGAAAAACGCTTCTCTTTCACCGTGTTCTTTTAGTATCTTTACAGGATGGAAATTCCCCCTTATCCTCAATCGCACAAATATAGAGAGCTGCTGTGTTGAAAGTCAAGCAGGAACGGAGCTATATTTCTATATGTGATGACATATTTTATTGCGTTTCTTTTCAAATTAGATGCCGAAACAAGTTCGGCATGACACGTGTCATCCTGAACTCGTTTCAGGATCTAAACACTCAAAACATGCGCAATTATTTATGTCGTCATGTAAATATTTACGATCAAGGATTATCGCGTTTAGGAGGTTTGTTTGAAGGTTCTCGTTATCAACTGCGGCAGTTCTTCGGTGAAATACCAGCTTATGGATACAGCGGACGAATCGGTTCTGGCAAAGGGGCTGGTCGAGCGTATAGGATTTGAGGATGCCATTTTTACCCATATTCCGACGAACGGTGAGAAACAGGTGCAGACCCTGCCGGTGAAGAACCACGTCATCGCCATGAAATATGTACTGGACTGTCTTGTCGGCGAGGGTGGTGTAGTGAAAAGCCTGGCCCAGATCGGCGCTGTCGGGCACCGGTTTGTCAACGGCGGCAGGGAGTTTATCGAGCCGGTGACAGCCACCAGGCTGGTTCTGAAAAAGCTCCATGAAACTGCGGACCTCGCACCGCTCCATAACCCGGCGAACCTTCTGGGAATCGAGGCCTGCATGGCTGCCATGCCCGATACTCCGCAGGTAATAGTGTTCGACACCGGCTTCCATGCGCGAATACCGGCGAAGGCTTACATGTACGCCCTGCCGTACCGGTACTACGAAAAATACGGCATCCGGCGCTACGGCTTCCACGGTACCTCACACTACTATGTTTCCCACAGGGCGGCGGAGATTCTGGGAAAACCGATCGAGGAATTGAAGATCATCACCTGTCACCTCGGAAACGGCTGCTCTGTGGATGCGGTCAGGGACGGCTGGGCTGTGGACACCTCCATGGGATTCACCCCGCTAGAAGGGCTCATGATGGGTACCCGGACCGGCGATATCGACTGCGCCGCGCCCCTGTACATCATGAAAAAAGAGGGCATCTCCCCCGAAGAGATGGATACCATAATGAACAAGAAAAGCGGGCTCCTCGGTGTGACCGGAATCTCCTCGGATATGCGTGAGATCGAGAGCTCTGCGGAAAAAGGAAACGAGCTTGCCATACTGGCCCTGGACATGTACTGCTACCGGATAAAAAAATATATTTCAGCCTATACAGGTATTCTCGGCGGTCTGGATGTGCTGGTGTTTACCGCGGGAGTAGGAGAGCACAGTCCCCGGATCCGTGAAAAAGCCTGCGAGGGGCTTTCCTTCCTTGGTGTCGAGATTGATACGGAGAAGAACGCCCAAACCAGGGGCGGCGGCGCCGAGATCGGGAAAAAGGACTCCCGG
Above is a genomic segment from Candidatus Latescibacter sp. containing:
- the gltB gene encoding glutamate synthase large subunit, with translation MEPKMQPEGLYNPVFEHDTCGVGFVARIDGIPSHQIIENGVEVLMNLEHRGAVNSDQATGDGAGILVRIPDLFLRRECGNLGIHLPEEGGYGVAMMFLPGEKESAERCISILERIAEEEQCAVLGWREVPVDSRHLGELARLTQPRVRQLFMAGGSYDPEAFERKLYVIRRVAEKEIDSLDAPEFHPFYVASMSSRTLNYKGFMNGKDLPLFYPDLQDADFRSAFALIHQRYSTNTFPSWHLAHPFRFMAHNGEINTLSGNKNHLLSREAGFSSPLFGSDIEKIKPVITPGGSDSSSFDNALELLIMAGRSLPHAMMMMIPEAWGSKFVMSEDKRAFYEYHASFMEPWDGPAAMVFTDGRYVGATLDRNGLRPARYTVTRDGLVVLASEAGVLDIPDDRIRSHGRLQPGKMFLLDLEQNRIIPDNVIKAKICRQRPYRHWVRNNKIELRGLLAPTEIPPEAPALLLRKQQAFGYTEEELKMILAPMGAHGQEPVGSMGDDTPPAVLSHRPQLLFTYFKQLFAQVTNPPIDPLREELVMSLMRFSGHERNLLAETPEHCRQLKLHHPILTPEDMRRLRSANHPDIVTGEIDILFPSDGDGAALRKALDFCFERAEKLMDSGVSFLILTDRNMNREYAPIPSLLAVSGLHHHLVREGKRSRVSLIVETGEAREIMHFALLIGYGASAVCPHVAFSTIRRLSEDGLYDIPTKPDLAVDSYITAIKKGLMKTMSRIGISTIRSYFGAQIFEALGLSRELIDTYFSGTVSRIGGIGLEEIARETLERYGYAFAGESAGAGLEPGGGYKVRGGGEKHLWSPRAISRLQYAVRSNDYGAFKEYTRIIDNQSDEQITLRSLLQFRKCNPVPIEEVEPVESIVKRFATSAMSMGSLSPEAHETLAIAMNRLGARSNSGEGGEDAARYVPSGNGDNRRSAIKQVASGRFGVTTNYLVNADELQIKIAQGAKPGEGGQLPGHKVTREIARIRHSTPGVTLISPPPHHDIYSIEDLAQLIYDLRAVNPRGKISVKLVSEAGVGTVAAGVVKAKADIVVISGCDGGTGASPLTSIKHVGLPWELGLAETQQTLIRNDLRAGVRIHVDGQLRTGRDLAIAALLGADEFGFGTMALVSLGCVLLRKCHLNACSVGVATQDPNLRAHFAGRPEHVMNMMRFLAEDLREYMAMLGFRTAEEMIGHTEMLEPRTDIQHYKAKTLDLSAILYPSADGSCKSACGFSSAAHTERPALDKEIFSLAAPALETGQPVTIRAAVRNIHRTVGTSLSAEIIRRFGEKGLPDGTVNIHLTGTAGQSFGAFLVPGVTLRLEGIANDYLGKGMSGGRIILTPPEGALFQPWENVIAGNVVLYGATGGEVYLYGTAGERFAVRNSGAVAVVESVGDHGCEYMTGGVVVVLGETGNNFAAGMSGGIAFVYNESETFDTRCNLDMVDIESVLSPEDELLLRNLIENHHRHTGSARAGKILESWDSSLPLFAKVMPVDYRESLRRIRFEENQENESMPATEEVFLPSYLEHRRENPPKRPVEERIQDYREIETLLPPEKAEIQASRCRDCGIPYCHSFGCPVENRIPDWNLLVTRSSWRQANEILHACNNFPEITGRVCPAPCEAACTLSINMPAVTVRQVELQI
- a CDS encoding acetate kinase — encoded protein: MKVLVINCGSSSVKYQLMDTADESVLAKGLVERIGFEDAIFTHIPTNGEKQVQTLPVKNHVIAMKYVLDCLVGEGGVVKSLAQIGAVGHRFVNGGREFIEPVTATRLVLKKLHETADLAPLHNPANLLGIEACMAAMPDTPQVIVFDTGFHARIPAKAYMYALPYRYYEKYGIRRYGFHGTSHYYVSHRAAEILGKPIEELKIITCHLGNGCSVDAVRDGWAVDTSMGFTPLEGLMMGTRTGDIDCAAPLYIMKKEGISPEEMDTIMNKKSGLLGVTGISSDMREIESSAEKGNELAILALDMYCYRIKKYISAYTGILGGLDVLVFTAGVGEHSPRIREKACEGLSFLGVEIDTEKNAQTRGGGAEIGKKDSRIRILVIPTNEELVIAREAERRTRL